From the Clostridiales bacterium FE2011 genome, one window contains:
- a CDS encoding extracellular solute-binding protein produces the protein MKKMLAVLLALALIFGTAAVAEDGTPELITVTVFRGEAGEQPTADNRIYRKIEEELGIRFDIRFLTGDLDETLLQILSEDTYPDLIDGANSDEILEDAGILIDLLPYISEEKTPNLYKHLYTDNRINQLVTDDGKLYIIPNYGINYNQRSLTYANGPAFFLQKQVIAWNNYKVPTTLNEYFDLIERFIAANPETPEGVPYTGFAILCDDWHRYCLVNPVQHLMGRPNDGDVIVDVTTPEYKTETFINQPYAKHYYAKLNEMFNKGLIPEETFRWNHDQYIEKLSGGSVLGMFDQNWNVAPVNDALYMSVKIEQTYLALPLVYDPEYVDGREIEEHYVNGAVMNKDRGFGISVTCPYPERLVAMMDTFLSDEWQLLFQWGIKGEDYYIDENGRMRMTLEQFLAQAADPGWKLANKAQAIWEGCPKKQGTMDDGNAWAPMEQPENYYDQMTDYDKAFLAACGKTLPIEFFNPPIETAPYGEAWQIDKDPIDMDYMDFEQIEDERLPEIIMCDPAELDVLWDDFVDEISHSAAVYSEFMQEEILKLVEKAAK, from the coding sequence ATGAAAAAGATGCTGGCTGTGCTGCTTGCATTGGCATTGATTTTCGGGACTGCTGCTGTGGCTGAGGACGGGACGCCTGAGCTGATCACCGTCACGGTGTTCCGGGGAGAAGCGGGTGAACAGCCCACCGCGGACAACCGGATTTACAGGAAGATCGAGGAAGAACTGGGCATCCGGTTTGACATCCGGTTCCTGACCGGAGATCTGGATGAGACCCTGCTGCAGATTCTGTCAGAGGATACATATCCGGATCTGATTGACGGCGCGAACAGCGATGAAATCCTGGAGGACGCGGGCATACTGATTGACCTGCTGCCCTATATCAGCGAGGAGAAAACACCGAACCTGTACAAGCATCTCTATACGGACAACCGGATCAACCAGCTGGTTACGGATGACGGAAAGCTGTACATTATTCCGAATTACGGGATTAACTATAATCAAAGGTCACTGACCTATGCCAACGGTCCGGCTTTCTTCCTGCAGAAGCAGGTTATAGCCTGGAACAATTACAAAGTTCCGACTACATTGAATGAGTATTTTGACCTGATTGAGCGCTTTATCGCGGCCAATCCGGAAACACCGGAGGGAGTTCCCTATACGGGTTTCGCGATTCTCTGTGATGACTGGCACCGCTACTGCCTGGTCAATCCGGTTCAGCACCTGATGGGCCGTCCGAACGACGGAGACGTGATTGTGGACGTCACTACGCCCGAATATAAGACCGAAACCTTTATCAACCAGCCTTACGCAAAGCATTATTATGCCAAACTGAACGAGATGTTCAACAAAGGCCTGATCCCGGAGGAAACCTTCCGCTGGAACCATGACCAGTATATCGAAAAGCTGTCAGGTGGTTCTGTGCTGGGCATGTTTGACCAGAACTGGAACGTGGCTCCCGTGAATGACGCCCTGTATATGTCTGTGAAGATCGAACAGACTTATCTGGCGCTGCCGCTGGTTTACGATCCGGAATACGTGGACGGCCGGGAGATTGAGGAACATTATGTGAACGGGGCCGTGATGAACAAGGACCGGGGCTTCGGCATCTCGGTTACCTGTCCCTATCCGGAACGCCTGGTGGCCATGATGGACACCTTCCTGTCGGATGAATGGCAGCTTCTGTTCCAGTGGGGCATTAAAGGAGAAGACTATTACATTGACGAAAACGGCCGGATGAGGATGACACTGGAACAGTTCCTGGCGCAGGCTGCTGATCCGGGGTGGAAGCTGGCCAACAAGGCGCAGGCCATCTGGGAGGGGTGCCCGAAGAAGCAGGGCACCATGGATGACGGTAATGCCTGGGCTCCCATGGAGCAGCCTGAAAACTACTATGACCAGATGACAGACTATGACAAGGCATTCCTTGCGGCCTGCGGAAAGACACTGCCGATTGAGTTCTTCAATCCGCCGATCGAGACTGCACCCTACGGGGAGGCCTGGCAGATTGACAAGGACCCGATTGATATGGACTACATGGACTTTGAACAGATCGAAGACGAGCGGCTGCCGGAGATCATTATGTGCGATCCGGCCGAGCTGGATGTTCTGTGGGATGATTTTGTGGATGAAATCAGCCACAGTGCCGCGGTTTACTCCGAATTCATGCAAGAGGAGATCCTGAAACTGGTGGAAAAGGCGGCAAAGTGA
- a CDS encoding diaminopimelate dehydrogenase, protein MKIAIYGYGNLGRGVELAIRQNPDAELFGVFTRRDPKTVTTLTGAPVYAAQDVENYVGQIDVIIICGGSASDLPEMTPMLAKSFNVVDSFDTHARVPEHFANVDKAALLGAHTAIISAGWDPGLFSLARLYMNIVLPDGKDYTFWGRGVSQGHSDAIRRIPGVKDARQYTVPVEDALAKVRAGENPELTTRQKHTRECYVVAEEGADKTLIEKQIKEMPNYFADYDTTVTFITAEEMKRDHSELPHGGQVIRCGETGKDGNHKHVMEFSLKLDSNPEFTASVLVACARAVVRMNSRQIFGCKTLFDVAPADLSLMDPADIRKKLL, encoded by the coding sequence ATGAAGATTGCAATTTACGGGTATGGTAATCTTGGACGGGGTGTGGAACTGGCGATCCGGCAGAATCCGGACGCGGAACTGTTCGGTGTATTCACCCGCCGGGATCCGAAGACGGTGACAACTTTGACCGGCGCGCCGGTGTATGCCGCGCAGGATGTGGAAAACTATGTCGGACAGATTGACGTGATTATCATCTGCGGCGGCAGCGCTTCCGACCTGCCGGAAATGACCCCCATGCTGGCGAAGAGCTTCAACGTGGTGGATTCCTTTGATACCCACGCACGGGTGCCGGAGCATTTTGCCAATGTGGATAAAGCAGCCCTGCTGGGCGCACATACCGCGATCATCAGCGCAGGCTGGGATCCCGGCCTGTTCTCCCTGGCCCGCCTGTACATGAACATCGTCCTGCCGGACGGCAAGGACTACACCTTCTGGGGCCGCGGCGTGAGCCAGGGCCACAGTGACGCTATCCGCCGGATCCCCGGTGTGAAGGACGCCCGCCAGTACACCGTGCCGGTGGAAGACGCCCTGGCAAAGGTACGCGCCGGAGAGAATCCGGAACTGACCACCCGCCAGAAGCATACCCGTGAGTGCTACGTGGTGGCGGAGGAAGGCGCGGACAAGACCCTGATTGAAAAGCAGATCAAGGAGATGCCCAACTACTTCGCTGATTATGATACGACGGTGACATTCATCACTGCTGAAGAGATGAAGCGGGATCACAGCGAACTGCCCCACGGCGGACAGGTTATCCGCTGCGGTGAAACCGGCAAAGACGGCAATCACAAGCATGTGATGGAGTTCTCCCTGAAGCTGGACTCCAATCCGGAGTTCACCGCTTCCGTACTGGTGGCCTGTGCCCGGGCGGTTGTCCGGATGAACAGCCGTCAGATTTTCGGCTGCAAGACGCTGTTTGACGTCGCTCCGGCGGATCTGTCTCTCATGGATCCTGCGGATATCCGGAAGAAACTGCTGTAA
- a CDS encoding 4-hydroxy-tetrahydrodipicolinate reductase, translated as MRIILSGYGGHMGREVRACAERMEDARIVAGVDPMAPVDDICVKSIADCKTEADVIIDFSHHSGTGALLEYAIAKKLPVVLATTGQTEEEKALITEASRQIPIFLAANYSLGIATLTDLVKRATALYPDAEIEIVEQHHDRKLDAPSGTALSLFNAIKEVRPEATANCGRSGQGKRTQDEVGIHAIRMGNIVGIHEVMISTQNERISLKHEAFSRGVFAEGSLKAAAFMVGKKPGMYDMKDMLNA; from the coding sequence ATGAGAATCATTCTGAGTGGATACGGCGGACATATGGGCAGGGAAGTCCGGGCCTGCGCGGAACGGATGGAAGATGCCCGGATTGTTGCGGGTGTGGATCCTATGGCACCGGTGGATGACATCTGTGTGAAATCCATTGCTGACTGCAAAACGGAAGCAGACGTGATTATCGACTTCAGCCATCATTCCGGAACCGGAGCACTGCTGGAGTATGCCATCGCGAAAAAGCTGCCGGTGGTGCTTGCAACCACAGGCCAGACCGAAGAAGAGAAAGCCCTCATTACAGAGGCTTCCAGACAGATCCCGATTTTCCTGGCAGCAAACTATTCCCTGGGAATTGCCACGCTGACGGATCTGGTGAAGCGAGCGACCGCCCTTTATCCGGATGCCGAGATCGAAATCGTGGAACAGCATCATGACCGGAAACTGGACGCGCCGAGCGGCACAGCCCTGTCTCTGTTCAATGCCATCAAGGAAGTCCGGCCGGAAGCCACTGCCAACTGCGGCCGTTCCGGACAGGGGAAGCGGACACAGGACGAAGTGGGCATCCACGCGATCCGGATGGGTAATATTGTAGGCATCCATGAGGTGATGATCAGCACCCAGAATGAGCGGATCAGCCTGAAACATGAGGCTTTCAGCCGGGGCGTATTCGCCGAAGGCAGCCTGAAGGCAGCGGCATTCATGGTGGGGAAGAAGCCGGGAATGTACGATATGAAGGACATGTTAAATGCTTAA
- a CDS encoding 4-hydroxy-tetrahydrodipicolinate synthase — protein MKHTIFTGAATAIITPFTEEGIDWDAFGRLIDFQLAGGINALVVAGTTGEGSTLTDREHEDAVVFCVKRVAGKVPVIAGTGSNNTAHAIERTQTACKAGADAVLLVTPYYNKTTQRGLIASFSAIADASDVPCILYNVPSRTGLNMLPETLAALAKHEKIAAVKEACGNLSQVAKERLLCGDELDIISGCDDQIVPTLSLGGTGVISVVANMMPKETAEICSRFFSGDVKGAAALQLKLLSLMNQLMIETNPIPAKAACAAMGFGKNLLRLPLVPMEEGNRQKLLQLMRELNLEVTE, from the coding sequence ATGAAGCACACGATCTTTACGGGCGCGGCTACCGCGATTATCACTCCCTTTACTGAAGAAGGGATTGATTGGGATGCCTTTGGCCGGCTGATAGACTTTCAGCTCGCCGGGGGGATCAACGCACTTGTAGTCGCCGGTACGACAGGCGAGGGAAGCACTCTCACGGACCGGGAGCATGAAGACGCGGTCGTCTTCTGCGTTAAACGTGTTGCGGGCAAAGTACCGGTGATCGCCGGAACGGGCTCCAACAATACCGCCCATGCCATTGAGCGGACACAGACCGCCTGCAAAGCCGGCGCGGATGCTGTGCTGCTTGTGACGCCCTATTACAACAAGACCACCCAGCGGGGACTGATCGCCAGCTTTTCCGCCATCGCGGATGCCAGCGACGTGCCCTGCATCCTGTATAACGTTCCGTCCCGGACCGGGCTGAACATGCTGCCGGAGACCCTGGCGGCGCTGGCAAAGCATGAGAAAATTGCCGCGGTGAAGGAAGCCTGCGGTAACCTGAGCCAGGTTGCGAAGGAACGGCTGCTGTGCGGGGATGAACTGGATATCATCTCCGGCTGCGATGACCAGATCGTGCCCACCCTGAGCCTGGGCGGTACGGGCGTCATTTCCGTAGTAGCCAATATGATGCCGAAGGAAACGGCGGAAATCTGCTCCCGCTTCTTCAGCGGGGACGTGAAGGGCGCTGCCGCGCTGCAGCTGAAGCTGCTGTCCCTGATGAACCAGCTGATGATTGAAACCAATCCGATTCCTGCCAAGGCGGCTTGCGCGGCCATGGGCTTCGGTAAGAATCTGCTCCGTCTGCCCCTGGTGCCGATGGAGGAGGGCAACCGGCAGAAGCTGTTGCAGCTGATGCGTGAACTGAACCTGGAGGTAACGGAATGA
- a CDS encoding 5-formyltetrahydrofolate cyclo-ligase — protein sequence MYGGARAEKQRIRQEVRQTAANLSPEYRQEASREIARQVLALPFWKQAQTVMMYSSLPGEPDTRILMETALKEGKTLLLPRCYEAGRMEAFPVKDPSELRPGTLGIPEPVERIAEKPEPDLILVPCMAAAANGIRLGHGAGYYDRFLAEHTGKTVCLCFRKLLRSDLPAEATDISMDLVISD from the coding sequence GTGTACGGCGGAGCGAGAGCGGAGAAGCAGCGGATCCGGCAGGAAGTACGGCAGACTGCCGCAAACCTGAGCCCGGAGTACCGGCAGGAAGCCAGCCGGGAAATCGCCCGGCAGGTGCTGGCACTTCCTTTCTGGAAACAGGCCCAAACCGTCATGATGTACAGCAGCCTTCCGGGAGAACCGGATACGCGGATTCTGATGGAAACCGCGCTGAAGGAAGGCAAAACGCTGCTGCTGCCCCGGTGCTATGAAGCCGGCCGGATGGAAGCATTTCCGGTGAAGGATCCGTCAGAGCTCAGGCCGGGTACGCTGGGTATTCCGGAACCGGTGGAGCGAATCGCGGAAAAACCGGAGCCTGACCTGATCCTGGTGCCCTGCATGGCAGCTGCGGCGAACGGGATCCGCCTGGGACACGGCGCCGGATATTATGACCGCTTCCTGGCAGAGCATACCGGGAAAACCGTCTGTCTCTGCTTCCGGAAACTGCTGCGGAGTGACCTCCCGGCAGAAGCTACGGATATTTCCATGGACCTTGTGATCTCTGATTGA
- a CDS encoding carbohydrate kinase family protein translates to MSIVVIGCVFVDIKGYPSRTYIPCGRNAGKVRYVHGGVSRNIAEDLGNLGLDPVLLSLVDPNGTGEDVLTRLAEHGVDTRFIRKVPDGMGTWLAVFDNNNDVCASISHRPDLSPLLPLLQEEGNPLFAETDSILLELDLDEVLLEEVFRLKHKYDKKIYAAVSNINIALDRRAFLQQTDCFVCNRQEAGVLFSAEFNGENPDALARQLSERVIDAEIPAMVVTLGGDGAIWADRNGEYGTCAAQQVPVADTTGAGDAFFAGVAAGLTYGKTLAEACCIGVRLASSVICSLENTCPRFLPSEFGLKTNS, encoded by the coding sequence ATGAGTATTGTTGTCATTGGATGCGTCTTTGTGGATATCAAGGGATATCCCTCCCGCACCTATATTCCCTGCGGCCGGAATGCCGGAAAGGTCCGGTATGTCCACGGCGGTGTCAGCCGGAATATCGCGGAGGACCTGGGAAACCTGGGTCTTGACCCGGTGCTTCTGTCCCTGGTGGATCCCAACGGTACCGGCGAGGATGTGCTGACGCGCCTCGCGGAGCACGGAGTGGACACCCGTTTCATCCGGAAAGTTCCCGATGGCATGGGCACCTGGCTGGCCGTGTTTGACAACAACAACGACGTGTGTGCCTCCATCTCTCACCGACCGGATCTCTCACCCCTGCTTCCCCTGCTTCAGGAGGAAGGCAATCCCCTCTTTGCGGAAACCGACAGCATCCTGCTGGAGCTGGACCTGGACGAGGTGCTGCTGGAAGAAGTCTTCCGGCTGAAGCATAAATATGACAAGAAGATTTACGCCGCCGTTTCCAACATCAATATTGCCCTGGACCGGCGCGCTTTCCTGCAGCAGACAGACTGCTTTGTCTGCAACCGGCAGGAAGCAGGCGTCCTCTTCTCCGCAGAATTCAACGGGGAGAATCCGGACGCGCTGGCCCGCCAGCTTTCGGAACGGGTGATTGACGCGGAAATCCCCGCCATGGTCGTCACCCTCGGCGGCGACGGTGCCATCTGGGCGGACCGGAACGGGGAATACGGCACCTGCGCGGCACAGCAGGTTCCGGTGGCGGATACCACCGGTGCCGGCGACGCCTTCTTTGCCGGTGTTGCCGCCGGCCTGACCTACGGAAAGACGCTGGCCGAAGCCTGCTGTATCGGCGTCCGGCTCGCTTCCTCCGTCATCTGTTCCCTGGAAAACACCTGCCCGCGTTTCCTGCCATCAGAATTTGGCCTGAAGACCAATTCATAA
- a CDS encoding M18 family aminopeptidase, translating to MDRLEQFLNFAEQSPTAFHAAAGFREMLKNTGFTELKETDPWLVDAGGKYFVVRNDSAVIAFEVPETGFSPFRIVAAHGDSPAFKLKENFEDAGDHYVRLNVERYGGMIMSSWLDRPLSVAGRLAVREGDGVGIRLVNLDRDAVLIPNQPIHFNREINDGFKYDPQTDLLPLYGNQDAKGGLMEEVAEAAGVRREDILSHDLFLYSRERATVWGAGDAFFSCARIDDLECAWAGMAALAESSARDAVNVCAVFDNEEVGSSTRQGADSSFLYDTLTRMGFALGASDGEIRAAIAGSFMVSADNAHAVHPNHPEKFDRQNRSYMNEGVVIKHNANQKYTTDAVSSARFALICERAGVPVQHFVNRSDLLGGSTLGNISNTHVSMDTVDIGLPQLAMHSLYETAGTKDLEYLLKALEEFWK from the coding sequence ATGGACCGTCTGGAGCAATTTCTGAACTTCGCGGAGCAGTCTCCCACAGCCTTCCACGCAGCGGCAGGTTTCCGGGAAATGCTGAAGAACACAGGCTTTACCGAACTGAAGGAGACCGATCCCTGGCTGGTGGACGCTGGCGGAAAGTACTTTGTGGTACGAAATGATTCCGCCGTGATCGCCTTCGAGGTTCCGGAAACCGGTTTTTCTCCCTTCCGGATTGTGGCGGCCCATGGGGATTCGCCTGCCTTCAAGCTGAAAGAAAACTTTGAGGACGCCGGAGATCACTATGTGCGGCTGAATGTGGAACGGTACGGCGGGATGATCATGTCCTCCTGGCTGGACAGACCGCTGTCTGTCGCCGGCCGGCTGGCTGTCCGGGAAGGGGACGGCGTAGGCATCCGGCTGGTCAACCTGGACCGGGACGCGGTGCTGATTCCGAACCAGCCGATCCACTTTAACCGGGAGATCAATGACGGCTTCAAGTACGATCCCCAGACAGATCTGCTGCCCCTGTACGGAAACCAGGACGCCAAAGGCGGCCTGATGGAGGAAGTCGCGGAGGCGGCTGGTGTCCGCCGGGAGGATATCCTCAGCCACGACCTGTTCCTGTACAGCCGGGAGCGGGCAACGGTATGGGGCGCCGGGGACGCGTTCTTCTCCTGCGCGAGAATCGACGACCTGGAATGCGCCTGGGCAGGTATGGCCGCCCTGGCGGAAAGCAGCGCCAGGGACGCAGTAAACGTATGCGCCGTGTTTGATAATGAGGAAGTGGGTTCCTCCACCCGGCAGGGTGCGGATTCCTCCTTCCTGTATGACACCCTGACCCGGATGGGCTTTGCGCTGGGCGCCTCAGACGGGGAGATCCGCGCGGCGATTGCCGGCAGCTTCATGGTCTCCGCGGATAACGCGCACGCGGTACATCCCAATCATCCGGAAAAGTTTGACCGGCAGAACCGGTCCTATATGAATGAAGGCGTTGTGATCAAGCACAACGCCAACCAGAAGTATACAACTGACGCGGTTTCCTCCGCACGGTTTGCCCTGATCTGTGAGCGTGCCGGCGTGCCGGTACAGCATTTTGTAAACCGTTCAGACCTGCTGGGCGGCTCCACGCTGGGCAATATCTCCAATACCCATGTTTCCATGGATACGGTGGATATCGGTCTGCCGCAGCTGGCCATGCACTCCCTGTATGAAACAGCGGGCACAAAGGACCTGGAGTACCTGCTTAAGGCACTGGAAGAATTCTGGAAATAA
- a CDS encoding F0F1 ATP synthase subunit epsilon has protein sequence MIISSPDGDLFRGEAEMLILRGTEGDLAIMAGHVPFVTAVVRSNCVVITDTEERKEGVIESGLLTVDAEKTTVLTSELTWNK, from the coding sequence TTGATCATTTCCTCCCCGGACGGAGACCTGTTCCGCGGGGAAGCCGAAATGCTGATCCTGCGCGGTACCGAGGGCGACCTGGCCATTATGGCAGGCCACGTGCCTTTCGTGACGGCTGTGGTCAGGAGCAACTGTGTTGTGATCACTGATACGGAAGAACGGAAGGAAGGCGTCATTGAGAGCGGCCTGCTGACCGTGGACGCTGAAAAGACGACTGTGCTGACGTCGGAACTGACCTGGAACAAATGA
- the atpD gene encoding F0F1 ATP synthase subunit beta: MDKVNTGVVAQVMGPVVDVHFSEGTLPAIYNALTLPVGDHTLTVEVAQHIGDNTVRCIAMGSTDGLQRGVTVTDTGKGISVPVGRETLGRIFNVLGDVVDDGPEVEAKERWDIHRPAPSFEELSTSTEILETGIKVIDLICPYAKGGKIGMFGGAGVGKTVMIMELINNIAKQHGGLSVFTGVGERTREGNDLYYEMKESGVLGNTALVYGQMNEPPGARMRVGLSGLTMAEYFRDQENQDVLLFIDNIFRFTQAGSEVSALLGRVPSAVGYQPTLATEMGMLQERITSTHKGSITSVQAVYVPADDLTDPAPATTFAHLDATTVLSRSIASQGIYPAVDPLDSTSRILNPDVLGEEHYRIAREVQRILQRYNELMDIIAIMGMDELAEEDKLLVTRARKIQRFLSQPFFVSEKFTGLPGVYVPLSETLRGFREIIEGKHDDLPESAFLFVGTIDEAVEKAKKGGKA, from the coding sequence TTGGATAAGGTGAACACGGGAGTCGTAGCGCAGGTCATGGGACCTGTGGTAGACGTTCATTTTTCGGAAGGAACGCTGCCTGCCATCTATAACGCCCTGACCCTGCCGGTCGGCGATCATACGCTGACGGTTGAGGTTGCGCAGCATATCGGAGACAATACGGTCCGCTGCATCGCAATGGGCTCCACAGACGGTCTGCAGCGCGGTGTGACCGTGACTGATACCGGAAAGGGCATTTCCGTTCCGGTCGGCCGCGAAACACTGGGCAGAATCTTCAACGTCCTCGGAGACGTGGTGGATGATGGTCCGGAGGTTGAGGCAAAGGAACGCTGGGATATCCATCGTCCGGCCCCCTCTTTTGAGGAACTGTCCACATCTACCGAAATCCTGGAAACAGGCATTAAGGTTATCGACCTGATCTGCCCCTACGCTAAGGGCGGTAAGATCGGTATGTTCGGCGGCGCCGGCGTAGGCAAAACCGTTATGATCATGGAACTGATCAACAACATTGCGAAGCAGCACGGCGGTCTGTCCGTGTTCACCGGTGTTGGCGAGCGTACCCGTGAAGGTAACGACCTGTACTACGAAATGAAAGAGAGCGGCGTTCTGGGGAACACCGCGCTGGTCTACGGCCAGATGAATGAACCGCCGGGAGCGCGTATGCGCGTCGGCCTGTCTGGTCTGACCATGGCGGAATATTTCCGTGATCAGGAGAACCAGGACGTTCTGCTGTTCATCGACAATATCTTCCGTTTCACCCAGGCCGGCTCTGAGGTTTCCGCCCTGCTGGGCCGTGTGCCTTCCGCTGTTGGTTACCAGCCGACACTGGCTACGGAAATGGGTATGCTCCAGGAGCGTATCACTTCCACCCACAAGGGATCCATCACATCCGTTCAGGCTGTTTACGTTCCCGCGGACGACCTGACCGACCCAGCTCCCGCAACGACATTCGCTCACCTGGACGCGACGACGGTTCTTTCCCGTTCCATCGCCAGCCAGGGTATCTATCCCGCCGTGGATCCGCTGGATTCCACCAGTCGTATCCTGAATCCGGATGTGCTGGGCGAAGAACACTACCGGATCGCCCGGGAAGTGCAGCGGATCCTGCAGCGCTACAACGAGTTGATGGACATCATCGCGATCATGGGTATGGACGAACTGGCAGAAGAAGACAAGCTGCTGGTTACCCGGGCCCGTAAGATCCAGCGCTTCCTGTCCCAGCCCTTCTTCGTCAGTGAGAAGTTCACCGGCCTGCCCGGTGTGTATGTCCCGCTGAGCGAAACCCTGAGAGGCTTCCGCGAAATTATCGAAGGCAAGCATGACGACCTGCCCGAGAGCGCCTTCCTCTTTGTCGGTACCATCGACGAAGCGGTTGAAAAGGCGAAGAAAGGCGGCAAAGCGTGA
- the atpG gene encoding ATP synthase F1 subunit gamma codes for MGADIKSLRSRIRSVDSTLHLTKAMGLVAASKIRRATRTMNQSREYASAMDDVVSVLSSSPECARTPYMQPKGEGTRLIVIAGDRGLAGGYNANVFRLASTVEDAEVIPIGKRACERWGKPVVSSEKFPATESARLANELCQDFRDGKFGRLGILYTRYRSMMSQEATLLWVLPLEKKEKDAENAEAAPVFEPNEQTVLNAAVPTYVSGLLSACIRESYACEVAARRMAMDSAGKNAQDMIDKLQLQYNRARQNSITQEITEIVAGSGL; via the coding sequence ATGGGCGCTGATATCAAATCATTGCGGAGCCGCATCCGCAGCGTGGACTCCACGCTGCACCTGACCAAGGCCATGGGACTGGTTGCGGCATCCAAGATCCGCCGGGCGACCCGGACCATGAACCAGAGCCGGGAGTACGCTTCCGCCATGGATGACGTTGTTTCCGTGCTGAGTTCCTCGCCGGAATGTGCACGCACACCGTACATGCAGCCCAAGGGTGAAGGAACCCGGCTGATCGTGATTGCCGGCGACCGCGGCCTGGCAGGCGGCTACAATGCCAACGTATTCCGCCTGGCATCCACCGTGGAGGATGCGGAGGTGATCCCGATCGGCAAGCGCGCGTGCGAACGCTGGGGCAAGCCGGTGGTATCCTCCGAAAAGTTCCCGGCGACAGAGTCGGCCAGACTGGCCAATGAACTGTGCCAGGACTTCAGGGACGGCAAGTTCGGCCGGCTGGGCATCCTGTACACCCGCTACCGTTCCATGATGAGCCAGGAGGCGACCCTGCTGTGGGTGTTGCCGCTGGAGAAGAAGGAAAAGGATGCGGAGAACGCGGAAGCGGCGCCGGTATTTGAGCCGAATGAGCAGACCGTGCTGAACGCGGCGGTTCCCACCTATGTGAGCGGACTGCTGTCCGCCTGCATCCGGGAAAGCTACGCGTGTGAAGTGGCGGCCCGCCGTATGGCCATGGACTCCGCCGGCAAGAATGCCCAGGATATGATCGACAAGCTGCAGCTGCAGTATAACCGGGCACGCCAGAACTCCATTACACAGGAGATTACGGAAATTGTTGCCGGTTCCGGGCTGTAA